The following coding sequences lie in one Capra hircus breed San Clemente unplaced genomic scaffold, ASM170441v1, whole genome shotgun sequence genomic window:
- the LOC108634651 gene encoding olfactory receptor 8G1-like: MAKGNHSSVTEFILAGLTEQSQLQLPLFLLFLGIYVVTVVGNLGMITLIGLSSTLHTPMYYFLSSLSFIDLCHSTVITPKMLVNFVIEKNTISYPECITQLYFFLLFAASECYMLAAMAYDRYVAICSPLLYNSIMSHQACLSLISGVYMMGLACAFSHTGCMLRVHFCKLDVINHYFCDLLPLLKLSCSSTYVNEILVLCFGALNIFAPILTILSSYIFIISSILHIRSMEGRSKAFSTCSSHISAVTIFYGSAAFMYLQPSSVSSMDQGKVSSVFYTIIVPMLNPLIYSLRNKDVNVALKKILERRIFL, translated from the coding sequence ATGgcaaaaggaaatcactcctCAGTGACTGAGTTTATCCTTGCTGGGCTAACAGAACAGTCACAACTCCAgctgccccttttcctcctcttcctaggAATCTATGTGGTCACGGTGGTGGGGAACCTGGGCATGATCACACTGATTGGTCTTAGTTCTACcctgcacacccccatgtactattTCCTCAGTAGCTTGTCCTTCATTGACCTCTGTCATTCCACTGTCATTACCCCCAAAATGCTGGTGAACTTTGTGATAGAGAAGAACACCATCTCCTACCCTGAATGCATAACTCAGCTTTACTTCTTCCTCCTTTTTGCTGCCTCTGAGTGCTACATGTTGGCTGCAATGGCATATGACCGCTATGTTGCCATCTGTAGCCCCTTGCTGTATAATTCCATCATGTCACATCAGGCCTGTTTGTCCCTCATTTCGGGAGTGTATATGATGGGATTGGCATGTGCATTCTCTCACACAGGCTGCATGCTTAGGGTTCATTTCTGCAAATTAGATGTGATCAACCATTATTTCTGTGATCTTCTACCTCTCCTAAAGCTCTCCTGCTCTAGCACCTATGTCAACGAAATACTGGTTCTATGCTTTGGTGCACTTAACATCTTTGCCCCCATCCTGACCATCCTCAGCTCCTACATCTTCATCATCTCCAGCATCCTCCACATTCGTTCCATGGAGGGCAGGTCCAAAGCCTTCAGCACGTGCAGCTCCCACATCTCAGCTGTCACTATTTTCTATGGATCTGCAGCATTTATGTACCTGCAGCCATCATCTGTGAGCTCCATGGACCAAGGGAAAGTGTCCTCTGTGTTTTATACTATTATTGTGCCCATGCTTAATCCCCTGATCTACAGCCTCAGGAATAAAGATGTCAATGTTGCCCtgaagaaaattcttgagagaagAATATTTTTGTGA